In Alkalihalobacillus sp. FSL W8-0930, a single window of DNA contains:
- a CDS encoding DUF262 domain-containing HNH endonuclease family protein has protein sequence MNNQLKKTPVSKVFNNIRYVVPIYQRNYAWGALQIEQLIEDIVNAEGTYFLGNLILNQRDHQEYEVIDGQQRLTTLYLLQTYLGVGIAKGTLSFEARERSNRTLNMLPDKDEMPNELISSEMVDGYHIIEHYFEVNQINKDEFIKKLQTVFLIQIQVPRNIDLNHYFEVMNTRGEQLELHEIAKAKVLDALDTAAEKNTGAMIWEMCADMDSYVQMNVRSELRNKLFSGDWSSLDHSINQFASVNEILASSKEDQASRSLMEILEGRAEMPSEENEDVDEGNERFESTVSFPNFLLHVSNVLYRQNDGESSIDDKQFLDHLSNAWTDAESAKTFLFHMLKLRVLFDKFILKREYARDYKETGRWSLQRIKRNGKKATYVATFGEDAGQNNKQLRTLQSCLRITYTSPKAMHWISVVLAELLEDESTNLTHLLESYCYDRVKQSEIMKTSGFGYDRIAFSYLDYLLYRDGYRLGEKEIIQPLRDDWQFQFRNSIEHFFPQNPFEGERWEKKDLDGYGNLALITVSGNSRFSNLPPGGKINSYPKMIEQSLKLVIMKERTHQNDGNWTEEVAAQHKDEMFDILLKR, from the coding sequence ATGAATAATCAATTAAAAAAGACACCTGTCTCCAAAGTTTTTAATAATATACGATATGTGGTACCGATCTATCAGCGTAATTATGCCTGGGGAGCATTACAGATTGAGCAGCTAATTGAAGACATTGTTAATGCTGAAGGCACATACTTTCTTGGGAATCTAATTCTCAACCAAAGGGATCACCAGGAGTATGAGGTCATTGATGGACAACAAAGGTTAACGACTCTGTATCTATTACAGACCTATCTTGGAGTGGGGATTGCAAAAGGTACATTAAGCTTTGAAGCCAGGGAACGGTCAAATCGTACGTTAAATATGTTACCAGATAAGGATGAAATGCCGAATGAATTAATTTCCTCTGAAATGGTAGATGGCTATCACATTATTGAACATTATTTTGAGGTAAATCAAATCAATAAGGATGAATTTATTAAAAAGCTGCAAACCGTCTTTTTAATTCAAATTCAAGTTCCACGAAACATCGATTTGAACCATTATTTCGAAGTGATGAATACACGTGGAGAGCAGCTGGAGCTTCATGAGATCGCAAAAGCAAAGGTATTGGATGCCTTAGATACGGCGGCTGAGAAGAATACAGGTGCAATGATTTGGGAAATGTGTGCTGATATGGACTCATATGTGCAGATGAATGTCCGCTCAGAGTTACGAAACAAACTATTCTCAGGTGACTGGTCTAGCTTGGATCATTCAATTAATCAGTTTGCTTCAGTCAATGAGATACTGGCAAGTTCTAAAGAGGATCAAGCATCCCGTTCGCTTATGGAAATCTTAGAGGGCAGAGCAGAAATGCCGTCAGAGGAAAATGAAGATGTTGATGAAGGGAACGAACGTTTTGAATCAACGGTGTCCTTTCCAAACTTTTTACTTCATGTTAGTAATGTGTTATATAGGCAGAACGATGGCGAATCTTCAATTGATGACAAGCAATTCCTAGATCATCTCTCAAATGCTTGGACAGATGCAGAAAGTGCCAAAACCTTTCTCTTCCACATGCTAAAGCTTCGAGTGCTGTTTGATAAATTTATTTTAAAGCGTGAATACGCTAGAGATTACAAAGAAACAGGAAGATGGTCGCTTCAGAGAATTAAGAGAAACGGTAAAAAGGCGACATATGTAGCGACGTTTGGTGAGGACGCGGGGCAGAACAATAAACAATTACGCACGCTTCAATCCTGTTTGCGTATTACTTACACATCTCCAAAGGCCATGCATTGGATTTCTGTTGTTTTAGCCGAGCTTTTAGAAGATGAATCGACTAATTTGACTCATCTTTTGGAGTCGTACTGTTATGACAGAGTCAAACAGTCAGAAATTATGAAAACAAGTGGATTTGGTTATGATCGCATTGCGTTCTCCTATCTAGATTATCTTCTATATCGAGATGGGTATAGACTAGGTGAGAAGGAAATCATTCAACCATTGCGGGATGATTGGCAGTTTCAATTTAGAAATTCAATCGAACACTTCTTCCCTCAAAATCCATTTGAAGGGGAGCGTTGGGAGAAGAAAGATCTTGACGGGTACGGGAATCTTGCGTTAATTACAGTTTCAGGAAACTCAAGGTTTTCAAACTTGCCGCCGGGAGGTAAGATCAATTCGTATCCTAAAATGATCGAACAGAGTCTGAAGCTAGTCATTATGAAAGAACGAACTCATCAAAACGATGGAAACTGGACAGAAGAAGTTGCCGCTCAACATAAAGATGAGATGTTCGACATTTTATTGAAAAGGTAA
- a CDS encoding tRNA-dihydrouridine synthase, protein MSTNFWRDLPRPFFILAPMEDVTDVVFRHVVAHAAAPDVYFTEFTNSESYCHPDGKQSVRGRLTFTEDEQPIVAHIWGDKPEYFKQMSIGMAEMGFKGIDLNMGCPVANVAGNGKGSGLIRRPEVAAELIQAAKAGGLPVSVKTRIGYTYVDEWRDWLTHVLKQDIANLSIHLRTRKEMSKVDAHWELIPEIKKLRDEIAPDTLLTINGDIPNRQVGMELVEKYGVDGVMIGRGIFTNPYAFEKEPKEHTSEELLGLLRMQLDLHDQYHEIESRAFKPLHRFFKIYVRDFRGAGELRNQLMNAKSTDEVRALLDAFKVEEQKEVLQD, encoded by the coding sequence ATGAGTACAAATTTCTGGCGTGACTTACCACGACCATTTTTTATATTAGCACCAATGGAGGATGTGACGGATGTTGTGTTCCGTCATGTTGTCGCACATGCCGCTGCTCCAGATGTGTATTTTACGGAATTCACGAACTCTGAGAGCTACTGTCATCCAGACGGGAAGCAGAGTGTTCGCGGGCGTTTGACCTTTACCGAAGACGAGCAGCCGATTGTTGCCCACATTTGGGGAGACAAGCCTGAATACTTTAAGCAGATGAGTATCGGTATGGCTGAGATGGGCTTCAAAGGAATTGACTTAAACATGGGCTGTCCGGTAGCGAATGTGGCTGGAAACGGGAAAGGCAGTGGCCTTATTCGTCGTCCTGAGGTAGCGGCAGAGTTGATTCAAGCGGCTAAAGCCGGTGGACTACCTGTCAGTGTGAAAACAAGAATCGGTTATACGTATGTAGACGAATGGCGTGACTGGTTGACGCACGTCTTAAAACAAGACATTGCAAACCTTTCTATTCACCTTCGTACGCGTAAAGAAATGAGTAAGGTGGATGCGCACTGGGAGCTTATTCCTGAAATTAAAAAGCTCCGTGACGAGATTGCGCCGGATACATTGCTAACGATTAATGGGGATATCCCGAACCGTCAAGTGGGGATGGAGCTTGTTGAGAAGTATGGTGTGGACGGTGTGATGATCGGGCGTGGTATCTTTACCAACCCGTACGCATTTGAAAAAGAACCAAAAGAGCACACAAGCGAAGAATTACTAGGACTTTTAAGAATGCAGTTAGATCTTCATGATCAGTATCATGAGATTGAATCACGTGCATTCAAGCCGCTCCATCGTTTCTTTAAAATCTACGTTCGTGATTTCCGCGGAGCGGGAGAGCTGAGAAACCAGCTTATGAATGCGAAGTCTACGGATGAAGTTCGTGCATTGTTGGATGCATTTAAAGTAGAAGAACAGAAGGAAGTTTTACAGGATTAA
- a CDS encoding OsmC family protein, producing MAEHSFHLKANWPGLRNDVGDIESGNLVTKISIPPEMDGPGVGTNPDEMLLGAAATCYIITLAAMMERSKLDKVSLTMESEGIVDVTKGVITYKTIIHRPEVVLTAEATEKDIQLAHKLAEKAETSCMISRAIQGNVEVKLEAKIEKAEK from the coding sequence ATGGCAGAACATAGCTTTCACCTAAAAGCCAACTGGCCAGGCTTGCGTAATGATGTGGGTGACATTGAATCAGGTAATCTCGTGACGAAGATCTCTATCCCTCCTGAAATGGACGGACCCGGTGTTGGGACAAACCCTGACGAAATGCTACTCGGCGCCGCAGCCACATGCTACATCATCACACTCGCAGCTATGATGGAGCGCAGTAAGCTGGATAAAGTCTCTCTCACCATGGAATCCGAGGGAATAGTAGATGTCACAAAAGGCGTCATCACCTACAAAACCATCATTCATAGACCAGAAGTTGTATTAACTGCAGAAGCCACAGAAAAAGATATTCAGCTTGCCCACAAACTTGCTGAAAAAGCAGAAACCTCTTGTATGATCAGTCGTGCGATTCAAGGGAATGTAGAAGTGAAGCTAGAAGCGAAGATAGAGAAAGCAGAAAAATAG